In the genome of Ancylomarina subtilis, one region contains:
- a CDS encoding YkgJ family cysteine cluster protein — protein sequence MTTYKIDIEALKEKAKNTEADTKTFFAKLKKKKPKQLDDITHSLHNEVFEEIDCLECANCCKSISPIIIDKDIERMAKHLRMKPSAFIDQYLNLDHENDYVFKEAPCPFLMPDNYCMVYEQRPRACREYPHTDRKRFYQILNLTLKNTHYCPAVYEVVDRLKSQKDKF from the coding sequence ATGACAACATATAAAATCGATATAGAAGCTTTAAAGGAAAAAGCAAAAAATACGGAAGCTGATACAAAGACTTTTTTTGCGAAACTTAAAAAGAAAAAACCCAAACAACTCGACGATATCACACATAGCCTTCACAACGAGGTTTTCGAAGAAATTGATTGTTTGGAATGCGCCAATTGCTGTAAAAGCATCAGCCCCATTATTATCGATAAGGATATTGAAAGAATGGCAAAACATCTGAGAATGAAACCTTCGGCTTTTATTGACCAGTACTTGAATTTGGATCATGAAAATGACTATGTTTTCAAGGAGGCTCCCTGTCCTTTTCTTATGCCGGATAACTACTGCATGGTTTATGAACAGCGCCCCAGAGCCTGTCGGGAGTACCCTCACACCGACAGAAAACGTTTTTATCAGATATTAAATTTAACCCTTAAAAACACACACTACTGTCCGGCTGTATATGAAGTAGTTGATCGTTTAAAATCACAGAAAGACAAATTCTAG
- the cmk gene encoding (d)CMP kinase, translated as MNTAKRKLIIAVDGHSSCGKSTVAKDLAKKINYTYIDSGAMYRVVTLFAMRHNLINGDKLDENKLAHLINDIHISFSYNDELKRHETFMNDELVEDEIRSLEVSNNVSLIATIKFVREKMVALQRKLSEAGAVIMDGRDIGTVVFPNADLKIFMTADVEVRAIRRYKELKEKGDDISLDAIRENVKKRDFIDENRDESPLKKADDAIVLNNSHMTKEEQLDWIVARMAEVE; from the coding sequence ATGAACACAGCAAAACGAAAACTAATCATAGCCGTTGATGGTCATTCTTCATGCGGGAAGAGTACCGTGGCAAAAGATTTAGCAAAAAAAATAAATTACACTTATATTGATAGTGGTGCCATGTACCGGGTTGTTACGCTTTTTGCTATGCGTCATAATCTGATAAATGGCGACAAACTTGATGAAAACAAATTAGCTCACTTAATCAACGATATTCACATCAGTTTCAGCTATAACGATGAGTTAAAACGTCATGAAACGTTTATGAACGATGAATTGGTTGAAGATGAAATCAGAAGCCTCGAAGTTTCTAACAACGTGAGCTTAATCGCAACCATCAAATTTGTTCGCGAAAAAATGGTTGCCCTTCAGCGTAAACTAAGCGAAGCTGGTGCTGTCATTATGGATGGTCGTGATATTGGAACGGTTGTATTCCCAAATGCCGACCTAAAAATATTCATGACAGCTGATGTTGAAGTCAGAGCCATCAGAAGATATAAAGAACTGAAAGAAAAGGGAGATGATATTTCTTTAGATGCCATTCGTGAAAATGTGAAGAAACGAGATTTCATCGATGAAAACAGAGATGAAAGTCCTTTGAAAAAGGCAGACGACGCCATTGTATTAAACAACAGTCATATGACCAAAGAAGAACAGTTGGATTGGATTGTTGCCAGAATGGCAGAAGTTGAATAA
- a CDS encoding 4-hydroxy-3-methylbut-2-enyl diphosphate reductase, which produces MIIEIDPNSGFCFGVVNAIEKAEETLAKNETLFCIGDIVHNNIEVDRLKDQGLKTINHEDFEKLSNAKVLFRAHGEPPASYQKAKENNIEVIDASCPVVLNLQKRIKKTYLETKKTGGQILIYGKKGHAEVNGLVGQTQGSAIVIERIEDLNGVDWDKPVILFSQTTKTISGFNEISEVLKVKCQSELKINDTICRKVSNRMPNIREFARKHDVVIFVSGKKSSNGKLLFDVCKQENSQSYFVSHPDEVEMTWLTKAKSIGISGATSTPSWLMEQIAQNIKLEIK; this is translated from the coding sequence ATGATTATTGAAATTGACCCTAATTCAGGCTTTTGTTTCGGAGTGGTTAACGCCATTGAAAAAGCAGAAGAAACGCTTGCAAAAAATGAAACACTTTTTTGCATAGGAGACATAGTGCATAACAATATTGAGGTTGATCGATTAAAAGATCAGGGCTTAAAAACAATTAACCATGAAGATTTTGAAAAACTTTCGAATGCGAAAGTTTTATTCAGAGCTCATGGCGAACCTCCGGCGAGCTATCAAAAAGCAAAGGAGAACAATATTGAGGTTATAGATGCCTCTTGTCCCGTTGTTTTAAACCTACAGAAAAGGATTAAAAAAACGTATCTGGAAACGAAAAAGACGGGAGGACAAATTCTTATTTACGGAAAAAAAGGACATGCTGAAGTCAATGGTCTAGTTGGACAAACCCAAGGCTCAGCGATAGTCATTGAACGTATTGAAGATTTAAATGGAGTGGACTGGGACAAGCCTGTGATTCTATTCTCACAGACAACCAAAACCATTTCCGGATTCAACGAAATATCTGAGGTTTTAAAAGTAAAATGTCAGAGTGAATTAAAAATAAACGATACCATTTGCCGAAAGGTATCAAACAGAATGCCCAATATTCGTGAATTTGCAAGAAAACACGATGTGGTCATTTTTGTAAGTGGAAAAAAAAGTTCAAACGGCAAACTCTTGTTCGACGTTTGTAAGCAAGAGAATTCTCAAAGTTATTTCGTCTCTCATCCCGATGAAGTTGAAATGACTTGGTTAACCAAAGCCAAATCGATTGGAATTAGCGGGGCAACCTCTACACCAAGTTGGCTAATGGAACAAATAGCACAGAACATCAAATTAGAAATTAAATAA
- the pfkA gene encoding 6-phosphofructokinase: MSRIKKIGVLTSGGDAPGMNAAIRAVVRTAIYNNLEVVGVKQGYEGLIHGDFMPMQSYDVSNIIQKGGTILCSARSQEFRSVEGRKKAHEQMLAAKIDALVVIGGDGTFSGARIFTQEYDIPVVGIPGTIDNDLYGTDYTIGYDTALNTVIDAVDKIRDTASAHNRLFFIEVMGRDAGFLALRSGIATGAEAILIPERQTHTKDLEKYLAKGYKGHKNSGIVIVAEGDKSGGAYTIAKEIEKKHPEYDIRVSILGHMQRGGAPSAFDRVTASTLGVAAVDALLDDQKSIMVGMVHGEVTHVPFNKTIKNKKKVKESLVSINDILSI, from the coding sequence ATGTCGAGAATTAAGAAAATTGGGGTGCTTACATCAGGAGGCGATGCGCCCGGAATGAATGCAGCAATTCGTGCCGTAGTCAGAACAGCCATTTATAATAATCTGGAAGTCGTTGGAGTTAAACAAGGCTACGAAGGATTAATCCATGGTGATTTCATGCCTATGCAATCATACGATGTAAGTAACATTATCCAAAAAGGAGGAACAATTTTATGTTCTGCCAGAAGCCAGGAGTTTAGATCCGTTGAAGGAAGAAAGAAAGCACACGAACAGATGCTTGCTGCTAAAATAGACGCATTAGTCGTAATTGGTGGTGATGGTACTTTTTCCGGAGCACGTATCTTTACACAGGAATATGACATTCCGGTTGTAGGTATTCCAGGAACAATTGATAACGACCTTTACGGAACAGATTACACCATTGGTTATGATACGGCTTTAAACACCGTTATCGATGCTGTTGACAAGATTCGTGACACAGCCAGTGCACACAACCGTTTATTCTTTATCGAGGTGATGGGACGTGATGCCGGATTCTTAGCCCTAAGAAGTGGTATTGCTACAGGAGCTGAAGCGATTTTGATTCCAGAGCGTCAAACACACACAAAAGATCTTGAAAAATACTTGGCTAAAGGTTATAAAGGTCATAAAAACTCAGGTATTGTGATTGTTGCCGAAGGGGATAAATCAGGTGGAGCTTATACCATTGCTAAAGAGATAGAGAAAAAGCATCCTGAATATGATATTAGAGTATCGATTCTGGGACATATGCAGCGTGGTGGTGCCCCATCAGCATTCGACCGTGTGACTGCCAGTACATTAGGTGTGGCTGCTGTAGATGCTTTACTTGATGATCAAAAAAGTATTATGGTAGGAATGGTACACGGAGAAGTCACTCACGTGCCTTTCAACAAAACCATTAAGAATAAAAAGAAGGTAAAAGAGTCATTGGTTAGTATTAATGATATTCTTTCTATCTAA
- the priA gene encoding replication restart helicase PriA: MNAGSLFADLILPLPLAGLFTYSIPWELQNEVAVGKRVVVSFGSKKIYSGIVRNIHSNPPEGYEVKDIVACLDESPLINNLQFSFWDWISDYYQCNLGEVYKAAIPAGLKLESQTKISYRKDFTADKQLSKTEELILGILKNSKDVNIQTLNQASGLKNALPQLKKLLEKGAIEVEERVLSSYKEKQIKYVKLFRDFSENELGEVLNGLSRAKKQQEILFAYLNLSKHSIAEKPEKVTAAELLLSSQSSSSILKALVDKKILEIYFESTDRLDFSDSETTPLKELNAYQSKAISEIRDNFKSKNTTLLHGVTSSGKTEIYIHLIQEQINLGKQVLYLLPEIALTTQIISRLKRVFGNRVGVYHSKFNDAERVEVYNNIQQNNPEKSYQVILGVRSSIFLPFHNLGLIIIDEEHENTYKQFDPAPRYHARDAALFLAHLHQAKTLLGTATPAIETYANCKQGKYALVELMHRFQDIKMPEIQLADLKEAKRKKRMKSIFTPELYEGITLALDNKEQVILFQNRRGYAPFLECKSCGWVPHCENCSVSLTYHQYNNQLVCHYCGHSTQPPNSCKQCESTDMVDKGFGTEKIEDELRGFFPQARIARMDLDTTRSKSAYEKLIYKFENQELDILVGTQMVSKGLDFDHVSLVGILNADTMLNFPDFRAHERSYQMMAQVSGRAGRKNKQGKVIIQTHDPKHPIVQSVIRNDYLSMYQTQMSEREEFIYPPFYRLINITLKHKNNGILTQAANVLANSLRKIFGIRIFGPQAPLISRIQNYYIVNILLKIEKKSSPAKAKWILNREANNLKAIERFKTVMIQFDVDPM; this comes from the coding sequence ATGAACGCAGGCTCCCTTTTTGCAGATCTTATACTTCCACTTCCCCTAGCTGGCCTATTTACTTATTCGATTCCCTGGGAATTACAGAATGAAGTAGCTGTTGGCAAAAGGGTTGTTGTTTCTTTCGGAAGCAAAAAAATCTATTCAGGCATTGTCAGAAACATCCATTCAAATCCTCCGGAAGGATATGAAGTGAAAGATATTGTTGCCTGTCTCGACGAATCCCCCCTGATCAACAATCTGCAATTCTCATTTTGGGATTGGATATCGGATTATTACCAATGTAATTTAGGAGAAGTCTATAAAGCTGCCATTCCTGCAGGTTTAAAATTAGAGAGTCAAACCAAAATATCATATCGAAAAGATTTTACGGCAGACAAGCAACTCTCAAAAACCGAAGAGTTGATTTTGGGCATCCTTAAAAACTCGAAGGATGTTAATATTCAAACTCTAAACCAGGCAAGTGGGTTGAAAAATGCACTTCCTCAATTAAAAAAACTACTCGAAAAAGGCGCTATTGAAGTTGAAGAACGTGTTTTAAGTTCCTATAAGGAGAAGCAAATTAAATACGTTAAGCTATTTCGGGATTTCTCTGAAAATGAACTGGGAGAAGTCTTAAATGGGCTCAGTCGAGCTAAAAAGCAACAGGAGATCCTATTTGCCTATCTTAACCTGTCAAAACATAGTATCGCTGAAAAACCTGAAAAGGTAACAGCTGCAGAACTTTTACTTTCAAGTCAATCAAGCTCATCGATTTTGAAAGCACTTGTTGATAAAAAAATTCTGGAAATCTATTTCGAGAGTACTGATCGACTGGATTTTTCTGACTCAGAAACTACCCCGCTAAAGGAACTTAACGCCTATCAATCAAAAGCCATATCCGAAATTCGGGATAACTTCAAGTCTAAAAATACGACTCTATTACACGGCGTTACGTCCAGTGGTAAAACTGAGATTTACATTCATCTGATTCAGGAACAAATAAACTTGGGCAAACAGGTCTTATATCTGCTTCCCGAAATTGCTTTGACCACCCAAATCATCAGCCGACTGAAGCGTGTTTTTGGTAACCGGGTTGGCGTATATCACTCAAAATTTAACGATGCCGAACGGGTTGAAGTGTATAATAATATTCAACAGAATAATCCTGAAAAATCCTATCAGGTCATTTTGGGCGTGCGCTCATCTATCTTTCTGCCCTTTCATAACTTAGGTCTGATTATTATCGATGAAGAACACGAAAACACCTACAAACAATTCGATCCTGCACCTCGCTATCATGCTCGGGATGCAGCCTTGTTTTTAGCACATCTGCATCAGGCAAAAACGCTTTTAGGCACAGCCACACCAGCTATAGAAACCTATGCCAACTGCAAACAAGGCAAGTATGCTTTGGTCGAATTAATGCACCGTTTCCAAGATATTAAAATGCCCGAAATACAATTGGCTGATTTAAAAGAAGCCAAGCGTAAAAAACGAATGAAATCCATCTTCACACCTGAGCTCTATGAGGGAATTACACTCGCCCTTGATAATAAAGAGCAGGTGATTCTTTTTCAAAATCGACGAGGTTATGCCCCATTTCTGGAATGTAAGTCGTGTGGTTGGGTCCCCCATTGCGAAAACTGTTCGGTAAGTTTAACCTATCACCAGTACAACAATCAACTGGTCTGCCATTATTGTGGACATAGCACACAACCGCCCAATAGCTGCAAACAATGCGAATCGACTGATATGGTTGACAAGGGCTTTGGCACTGAAAAAATTGAAGATGAATTGCGTGGATTTTTCCCTCAAGCTCGAATTGCACGAATGGATTTAGACACCACCCGTAGTAAATCAGCCTACGAAAAACTTATTTATAAATTCGAAAATCAGGAACTGGATATTCTGGTAGGAACACAAATGGTTTCAAAAGGTCTGGATTTTGACCATGTTTCATTGGTGGGTATTTTAAATGCCGACACCATGCTCAATTTTCCTGATTTTAGAGCCCATGAACGTAGCTATCAAATGATGGCCCAAGTTTCAGGACGAGCGGGGCGAAAAAACAAACAGGGAAAAGTAATCATACAAACACACGACCCCAAACATCCTATTGTTCAGTCTGTCATTAGGAATGATTATTTGAGCATGTATCAAACTCAAATGTCAGAGCGAGAAGAATTTATTTATCCTCCTTTTTATCGATTAATAAATATCACCCTCAAACACAAAAACAATGGAATTTTAACACAGGCTGCCAACGTGCTCGCCAATTCGTTACGAAAAATATTTGGCATTCGCATTTTTGGTCCTCAAGCACCTTTAATCAGTCGTATTCAGAACTATTACATCGTTAATATTCTTTTGAAAATCGAGAAAAAAAGTTCACCTGCAAAAGCAAAATGGATTCTTAATAGAGAGGCTAATAACTTAAAAGCCATCGAACGATTCAAAACGGTAATGATTCAATTTGATGTCGATCCTATGTAA
- a CDS encoding NAD-dependent epimerase/dehydratase family protein, with translation MKVLITGGAGYIGTELCIKLDKNPRVKEIIVLDNLSRGNYNLFLHSQIKPGKLKFVKAELLDSRSLDKVVKDVDVVYHLAAVNKDDEKLHHLHEQVNNWGTAELTYAIEESHVKQVIYLSSIAVYGDSDQEFTTQSIFEPNTSLGSSKRRGEQHIERIGAKIKTHILRLGEVYGYGASLNMDGLLNSYMFDSHFVGRISIQGNGNQKQSYISLNKTVEILANLLDHELAGGTYNLVDDQKSVLDLIDALKELNPDMEMVFTNNHLELPNHISKADDALMALYTSPELSFEEELEDFKKHLQTSSL, from the coding sequence ATGAAAGTATTAATTACAGGAGGTGCAGGATATATTGGTACAGAACTTTGTATCAAGTTAGATAAAAATCCTAGAGTTAAAGAGATTATTGTTCTGGATAATCTTAGCAGAGGCAATTATAATTTGTTTTTGCATTCGCAGATAAAGCCAGGTAAGCTAAAGTTTGTAAAAGCGGAATTACTTGATTCCCGAAGCCTTGATAAGGTGGTCAAAGATGTTGATGTGGTTTATCATTTAGCTGCTGTAAATAAGGATGATGAGAAATTGCATCATTTGCATGAGCAGGTGAATAACTGGGGAACTGCCGAACTGACTTATGCTATTGAGGAAAGTCATGTGAAGCAAGTGATCTATTTAAGTTCGATTGCTGTCTATGGTGATTCTGATCAGGAGTTTACGACGCAATCAATCTTCGAGCCCAATACGTCTTTGGGAAGTTCCAAGAGGAGAGGTGAACAGCATATTGAACGTATAGGGGCTAAGATAAAAACACATATCCTTCGCTTGGGTGAGGTTTATGGTTACGGAGCAAGTTTGAATATGGACGGGCTTTTGAATAGCTATATGTTCGATTCTCATTTTGTTGGTCGTATTTCTATTCAAGGAAATGGAAATCAGAAGCAATCCTATATTTCTTTAAATAAAACGGTTGAGATTTTGGCTAATTTACTTGATCATGAGTTGGCAGGAGGAACCTACAATTTGGTTGATGATCAGAAATCAGTTTTAGATTTGATTGACGCATTGAAAGAATTGAATCCGGATATGGAAATGGTTTTCACGAACAATCATCTAGAATTACCCAACCATATTTCAAAGGCTGACGATGCCTTAATGGCTTTGTACACCAGTCCTGAACTTAGTTTTGAAGAGGAGCTTGAAGATTTTAAAAAGCACTTGCAAACATCAAGTTTATAG